A single genomic interval of Gossypium raimondii isolate GPD5lz chromosome 11, ASM2569854v1, whole genome shotgun sequence harbors:
- the LOC105761670 gene encoding transcription factor MYB92, whose translation MESNISVKRYGLKKGPWTPEEDRILVDYIQKHGHSKWKSVPALAGLNRCGKSCRLRWTNYLRPNIKRGNFSSEEEQLIIDLHALMGNKWSAIARHLPGRTDNEVKNLWNSRLKRKLIQMGIDPITHEPLTDPRLHQLLAAASFSNLINNPLDIVNALMLQSDAVATLAKSLHLSHNMLQALASTPTTMASQDPTKACSTSNEYQFGSSSSSLPVNVPNLDTTPQPIPPMAPRPTIVDDHHETNNITNPSSTTLQEWDDFMDGGEASEPYWRDIIE comes from the exons ATGGAAAGTAACATTTCCGTAAAAAGAT ATGGCCTGAAAAAAGGGCCATGGACACCTGAGGAAGACAGGATTCTTGTAGATTACATTCAGAAACATGGTCATAGCAAATGGAAATCAGTACCAGCTTTAGCTGGTTTAAACAGGTGTGGAAAAAGTTGCAGGCTTCGATGGACTAATTATTTGAGACCTAATATTAAGAGAGGCAATTTTTCTAGTGAAGAAGAGCAACTCATCATTGATCTTCATGCACTTATGGGCAACAA gTGGTCTGCAATAGCAAGACATCTCCCTGGAAGAACAGATAACGAGGTTAAAAATCTATGGAACTCACGTTTGAAGAGGAAGCTTATACAAATGGGGATCGATCCAATAACTCACGAACCATTAACTGATCCCAGGTTACACCAGTTGCTTGCTGCTGCTAGCTTTAGTAACCTCATTAACAATCCATTAGACATCGTCAATGCCCTTATGTTACAATCAGATGCTGTTGCAACACTTGCTAAATCACTCCATTTGTCTCATAACATGCTTCAAGCTCTAGCTAGTACCCCTACAACAATGGCTTCTCAAGACCCAACAAAAGCTTGTTCCACTAGCAATGAATATCAATTTGGTTCTTCTTCGTCATCACTGCCTGTTAATGTTCCAAATTTGGATACTACTCCTCAGCCTATTCCTCCGATGGCTCCTAGACCGACTATTGTAGATGATCACCATGAAACCAACAACATCACTAACCCTTCTTCAACTACCTTGCAAGAATGGGATGATTTTATGGATGGTGGTGAAGCAAGTGAACCTTATTGGAGGGATATTATAGA GTGA